The Trachemys scripta elegans isolate TJP31775 chromosome 6, CAS_Tse_1.0, whole genome shotgun sequence genome includes a window with the following:
- the RFESD gene encoding Rieske domain-containing protein isoform X3 has translation MGGLEEGRNTVQWLSVPRCSYDILDCPETKNLGFTSDSNGAPQPVPDVSVPSVIGGGPRRVSIFLRSAGVLSGRTGKGSDPELFQPPFGTCQSLMKGQNPLAMDERTCWSTERASTSFPWTPKLGFNLYTLIDIVWG, from the exons ATGGGTGGCttggaggaaggaaggaacacAGTGCAATGGCTTTCAGTTCCAAGATGTTCATATGACATTTTAGATTGTCCTGAGACCAAGAACCTTGGATTTACAAGTGATTCAAATGGGGCACCCCAGCCTGTTCCTGATGTGTCTGTGCCCAGTGTAATTGGGGGAGGACCAAGAAGAGTATCAATTTTCTTACGTTCAGCAG GAGTTCTAAGTGGGAGAACAGGGAAAGGAAGTGATCCAGAGCTGTTTCAGCCTCCATTTGGGACATGCCAGTCACTTATGAAGGGTCAGAATCCATTAGCTATGGAT GAACGTACCTGTTGGTCAACCGAGAGAGCTTCTACCTCATTCCCCTGGAccccaaaattaggatttaaccTATACACTTTAATAGACATAGTTTGGGGGTAA